The following nucleotide sequence is from Agromyces sp. SYSU T00194.
AGAAGAGCTTCGTGTTCGGGCGCACGGCACGGCGCCACTCCTCGGGGTCGTCCTGGTTCTCGACGAAGGTCGTCTCGATGCCGAGCTTCGCGAGGGTGTACTTGAACAGGTTGTAGGTGCCGCCGTAGATCGAGCTCGACGAGACGATGTGGTCGCCCGCCTGCGCGATGTTCAGCACCGCGAACGTCTCGGCCGCCTGGCCGGACGCGACGAGGAGGGCGCCGGTGCCCCCCTCGAGCGCGGCGACGCGCTCCTCGACGACCGCCTGGGTCGGGTTCATGATGCGGGTGTAGATGTTGCCGAACTCGGCCAGCGCGAAGAGGTTCTGCGCGTGCTGGGCGCTGTCGAACACGTACGACGTCGTCTGGTAGATCGGCGTGGCGCGCGCGTGGGTGGTGGGGTCGGGCGCGGCGCCCGAGTGCACCTGCTTGGTCTCGAACCGCCAGTCTGCGGGCTGCTCGCTCATCGTGGGTCTCCTGTGGTCGCGATCGGGCTCGAGTCGTTCCCGGGCTCTCGGATGCAGCGTAGGCACGCCCGCGGCCACCGGCAACGGTCGGCGCAACACGCCGTAACCGGCTGTTTCCCCGTCAGTGCGACGGCGCGGGCGGCCCGGAGCCCCGCAGCAGGTCGTCGTCGTCGGGCAGCACGATGGTGCCGGTCGCGGTGTGCGGCTCCGGGCGGAACAGCCAGCGCGCGCGGGGCTGCACCAGCGGGCGGAAGATCCGCATCACCAGGGGTTGCGAGAGCAGGATCGACACGCCGACGCAGAACACGATCATGATCGGCAGCGCCCAGGCCGGCTGGTCGCCTGCGAGCAGGTCGGACTCGCGGATGGGGTAGAGCACGAAGCTGTGCAGCAGGTAGATGTACATCGTCGCCGCGCCGTACGGCGTGAACCAGTGCGCCCCGCGCGGCATGAGCATCAGGAACGCCACGGTCATGACCATGGCGGAGGCGAGCAGCGCGAGCCGGATGAGTCCCGACCACGGCTCGTCGTACCCGATCGCCATGTAGGCGTCGTCGTACAGCATGAAGCGCCGCAGCCCGATGTCGCGCCAGGTGCCGATGGCGAGCGGCATGACGGCGAGCACGATCGCGAACAGCGCGATGGCGCCGGCGCGCCAGCGCCAGACGACGGCCGGGCGCAGGTCGAGCCAGCGATCGGTGACCTGCCACTGGCGCAGCTGCCAGCCGAACACGAAGAACGGCAGCATGCCGAACGTGCGCGTGAGCGCGAGCGTCGAGTCGATGGCCTCGGTGTACCCGGCGCCGATCGAGATGACGATGGCGATGAGCAGCGGATACCGCAGCAGCACGAGGTACGGCAGGGCGATGCGCCACATCGCCAGGGCGAGCAGGAACCAGAGCGTCCAGGACGGCGTCGTGTAGTCGAGCGAGAACGCGCCGCCCGTGAGCCACTTGACGACCGTCCAGATGGTCTCGAAGACCAGGTACGGGAAGACGACGTCGGTGAGGATCAGCCGCAGCGCGCGCGCGTTCTGCGGGGCCGACTTCGTGAAGTACCCCGACACGGTGACGAAGACCGCCACGTGGAACGAGTAGATGAACAGGTACACGCTGTAGGCGGAGTCGGACTCGGCGATCAGCGGCAGGATGCCGTGGCCGACGACCACGAGCGTGATCGCGATCCAGCGGGCGTTGTCCCACATGGGCACCCGCCGCTTCCCGCGTGGTCGCGGGGGCTGGGCGGGGACCGCGGGCGGCGGGCCGGAGGGCGAGGGCGACTCGGACTCGGACATGCCCACCATTGTCACCCTCGAACGGGGGACAGGACAGCGGGCGCTCCCGCACCCGGGCAGAATGTCGGCATGGACATGCGACGGGTCATGGTCACGGGGTCGGGTTCGGCGGGGCAGTCGCCACGGATGCCCGGGGGCGCGGCGTGAGGCCGAAGCACGCACCGCGCGAGGACGAGATCGCCCGGCGCCTCGCATGGGAGCGGGTGCTGGCGACGCCGCTCCTCGTGCTCGGGGCGGCGTTCATCGTGGCGTACTCGGTGCTCATCCTCGACGACGGCGACCTCGGCCCCGACTGGCGTTCGGCGATGCTGACCACGGCCCTCGTCACCTGGATCGCGTTCGGCGTCGACTACGTGGTGCGCCTGATCGTGACGCCGCACCGGTACCGGTGGAACTTCGTCTCGCACAACGTGATCGACCTGCTCTCGGTGCTGATCCCGCTGTTCCGCGCCTTCCGCGTGATGCACCTGCTGCGGCAGGTGCCGTACTTCCGGTCGAGGACGGGCAACGCGGTGCGCGCGCGCATCGTCTCGTACGCCGTGGGCTACGCGATCATCTTCGTCTACTTCATCGCGCTCGCGACCCTGCAGGCCGAGCGCGACGCGCCCGGGGCGACGATCACCGACTTCGGCCTGGCCGTCTGGTGGGCGGTCGTGACCATCGCCACGGTCGGCTACGGCGACACGTATCCCGTGACGGTCGTCGGTCGGCTGTACGCGACCGCGCTCATGGTCGGCGGCATCGCCATCGTGGGCACCGCGTCGGCGACGATGATCTCGGTCATCTCCGACAAGATCGGGGTCTCCCTGCACCGCGACATCCCGTCGGGCGCGGGCGGCGACGACGGCGCGACGGGCGCCGGCGACGCCGGCGACGCCGGCGCGACGGACGCCGACGCGACCGACGACGGACGGATAGCCTGAACGCATGAGCATCGACCACGACGCGGGCACGGACGAGATCCGCCGCGAGATCCTCGGCTGGGACGACTTCGCGGGGGCGTCGCGCACCCTCGCGTCCGACGTGCTGGGCAGCGGCTTCCGCCCCGACGTCGTGATCGCGATCGCGCGCGGCGGGCTGCTGCTGGCGGGTGCGATCGCCTACGCGCTCGGCACCAAGAACTGCGGTTCGATCAACGTCGAGTTCTACACGGGGGTCGACGCACGGTTGCCCGAGCCGATCGTGTCGGGGCCGATGCTCGACGCGCCGGCGCTCGCGGGCAAGCGCGTGCTGCTGGTCGACGACGTCTCCGACTCGGGCCGCACGCTCAAGAAGGTCGTGGGCATGATCACGGATGCGGGCGCCGAGGTGCGCACCGCGACGCTGTACGTCAAGTCGCAGACCGTGCTCGTGCCCGACTACACGTACCGTTCCACCGACGACTGGATCGTCTTCCCGTGGTCGGCCCTGCCGCCCGTCGACGAGGCGGTCGAGGCGGCCTCGTGAGCGTGCACCTCGTGGGCGGCGGGTGGACGCCCGCCCACCAGCCCGAGGTGTTCCGCGGCTTCGTCGCCGAGGCGGCCGAGCGCGCCGCCGCCGAGGGCGCGGCGGTACCGGTGATCGCCGTGCTGCTGCTCGACGTGCCCGGCGGCGGCCCGAACCCGTACGCCGACCTCTACCGCGGCGCGCTCGCCGCGGGCGGCGGCGCCGACGTGCGCATCACGGGCGTGGCCGAGGCGGACGGCGAGTTCGCGCCGGTCCACCTGGCCGGTGCGCACGGCGTCCTCGTCGGCGGAGGTCCCACGCCCGGCTACCGCCGCGCGGTCGAACCGATCGCGGGGGAGCTGCGCCGGCTCGTGGCATCCGGTTCGCCCTACCTCGGGTTCTCGGCCGGTGCCGCGATCGCGGCCGACACCGCGATCCTCGGCGGCTGGCGCATCGGCGGCGTGCCGGTCTGCGGCGAGGAGGCGGGCGAGGGCCTCGACGACGTGACCGTGGAACCGGGCATCGGGCTGGTCGACCTGACCGTCGAGGTGCACGCCGCGCAGTGGGGCACGCTCGCGCGGCTGATCGCCGCGACCGAGGCGGGGCTGGTGCCCGGTGGCGTCGCGATCGACGAGGACACGGCACTGGTCGTGGGCGAGTCGGTGCGCGTCGCCGGCGCGGGCAGCGTCTGGCGCGCCGAGGCGACCGACCGCGGCGTGCTCGTGACCACCCTGGGGGCCTGAGTGCCCCGCACGCTGGCCGAGCTCGCCGACGACGGCCTGGTCGACGCCGGCTGGGCGGAGGCGCTGCAGCCGGTGGCGGCGCGGATCGCCGCAATGGGCGACTTCCTCCGCGCCGAGGTCGCCGAGGGGCGCGGCTACCTGCCCGCGGGCGATCGCGTGCTGCGCGCGTTCCAGCGGCCGCTCGCCGACGTGCGCGTGCTGATCGTCGGCCAGGACCCGTACCCCACCCCGGGGCATCCGATCGGGCTGTCGTTCGCGGTCGAGTCGCACGTGCGCCCGGTGCCGCGGAGCCTGCAGAACATCTACCGCGAGCTGCGCGACGACCTCGGCGTGCCGACGCCCGATCACGGCGACCTCACCGCCTGGTCGGACGCGGGCGTCATGCTGCTGAACCGCGTGCTGACCGTGCGCCCGGGGGCCCCGGCGTCGCACCGCGGAAAGGGGTGGGAGGAGGTCACGGAGCACGCCATCCGCGCCCTCGTCGGGCGCGGCACGCCGCTGGTCGCGATCCTCTGGGGACGCGACGCGGCCGGCCTGAAGCCCATGCTCGGCGACGTGCCGTCGATCGAGTCGGCGCACCCGAGTCCGCTGTCGGCGTCGCGCGGGTTCTTCGGCTCGCGGCCGTTCAGCCGTGCGAACGCCCTGCTCGCGGAGCAGGGCGGGGCCCCGGTCGACTGGGCCCTCGCGTGAGCCGCTGTC
It contains:
- a CDS encoding acyltransferase family protein, which produces MSESESPSPSGPPPAVPAQPPRPRGKRRVPMWDNARWIAITLVVVGHGILPLIAESDSAYSVYLFIYSFHVAVFVTVSGYFTKSAPQNARALRLILTDVVFPYLVFETIWTVVKWLTGGAFSLDYTTPSWTLWFLLALAMWRIALPYLVLLRYPLLIAIVISIGAGYTEAIDSTLALTRTFGMLPFFVFGWQLRQWQVTDRWLDLRPAVVWRWRAGAIALFAIVLAVMPLAIGTWRDIGLRRFMLYDDAYMAIGYDEPWSGLIRLALLASAMVMTVAFLMLMPRGAHWFTPYGAATMYIYLLHSFVLYPIRESDLLAGDQPAWALPIMIVFCVGVSILLSQPLVMRIFRPLVQPRARWLFRPEPHTATGTIVLPDDDDLLRGSGPPAPSH
- a CDS encoding potassium channel family protein, which gives rise to MRPKHAPREDEIARRLAWERVLATPLLVLGAAFIVAYSVLILDDGDLGPDWRSAMLTTALVTWIAFGVDYVVRLIVTPHRYRWNFVSHNVIDLLSVLIPLFRAFRVMHLLRQVPYFRSRTGNAVRARIVSYAVGYAIIFVYFIALATLQAERDAPGATITDFGLAVWWAVVTIATVGYGDTYPVTVVGRLYATALMVGGIAIVGTASATMISVISDKIGVSLHRDIPSGAGGDDGATGAGDAGDAGATDADATDDGRIA
- a CDS encoding phosphoribosyltransferase, which produces MSIDHDAGTDEIRREILGWDDFAGASRTLASDVLGSGFRPDVVIAIARGGLLLAGAIAYALGTKNCGSINVEFYTGVDARLPEPIVSGPMLDAPALAGKRVLLVDDVSDSGRTLKKVVGMITDAGAEVRTATLYVKSQTVLVPDYTYRSTDDWIVFPWSALPPVDEAVEAAS
- a CDS encoding peptidase S51 — protein: MSVHLVGGGWTPAHQPEVFRGFVAEAAERAAAEGAAVPVIAVLLLDVPGGGPNPYADLYRGALAAGGGADVRITGVAEADGEFAPVHLAGAHGVLVGGGPTPGYRRAVEPIAGELRRLVASGSPYLGFSAGAAIAADTAILGGWRIGGVPVCGEEAGEGLDDVTVEPGIGLVDLTVEVHAAQWGTLARLIAATEAGLVPGGVAIDEDTALVVGESVRVAGAGSVWRAEATDRGVLVTTLGA
- a CDS encoding uracil-DNA glycosylase, with translation MPRTLAELADDGLVDAGWAEALQPVAARIAAMGDFLRAEVAEGRGYLPAGDRVLRAFQRPLADVRVLIVGQDPYPTPGHPIGLSFAVESHVRPVPRSLQNIYRELRDDLGVPTPDHGDLTAWSDAGVMLLNRVLTVRPGAPASHRGKGWEEVTEHAIRALVGRGTPLVAILWGRDAAGLKPMLGDVPSIESAHPSPLSASRGFFGSRPFSRANALLAEQGGAPVDWALA